The following are encoded together in the Fusarium keratoplasticum isolate Fu6.1 chromosome 1, whole genome shotgun sequence genome:
- a CDS encoding Actin-related protein 2/3 complex subunit 3: MPAYNSVFNSDPNVPRLIGNFPLLPLRTKTRGPAYTLPIPSPPLPANESPDPDSESYDILDEVIALFRANTFFRNFEIQGPADRLLVYGIWFISDCLTKIRPQASLRDAQKDVMNLALDLNFAIPGDPGWPLNQMYEPPRDRQEAEQLKQYLSQVRQELAVRLLARVYDEDETKPSKWWLSFTKRKFMGKSL, from the exons ATGCCC GCATACAACTCCGTCTTCAACTCCGACCCCAACGTCCCCCGCCTAATCGGCAACTTCCCCCTCCTTCCACTCCGCACCAAGACCCGCGGTCCTGCCTACACCCTCCCGATTCCCTCGCCGCCTCTCCCGGCCAACGAGTCGCCCGACCCGGACAGCGAGAGCTACGATatcctcgacgaggtcatCGCCCTCTTCCGAGCAAACACCTTTTTCCGTAACTTTGAGATCCAGGGTCCCGCCGACCGCCTGCTCGTCTATGGCATCTGGTTCATTAGCGACTGCCTGACCAAGATCCGACCTCAGGCATCTCTGCGTGATGCCCAGAAGGATGTTATGAACTTGGCTCTCGACCTTAACTTTGCCATTCCCGGTGACCCCGGATGGCCCCTTAACCAG ATGTACGAGCCGCCTCGGGATAGGCAAGAGGCcgagcagctgaagcagtACCTGTCGCAGGTCCGACAGGAGCTGGCCGTCCGGTTACTCGCCAGGGTATACGATGAGGACGAGACCAAGCCCAGCAAGTGGTGGTTGAGCTTCACCAAGAGAAAGTTCATGGGCAAGTCTCTGTAG
- a CDS encoding Protein SDA1: MVKRKVAALEKLDADFASLQQKIRRDPKSYKEEFLKQWEQYEAQREIFLVSPGTATADSVESFHNIIDLIAHVADCYKEETATFADDLKAILTQHHVILHPELREKIVGSLVLLRRKEVIDSTSVLTTLFPILVSSPSKTLREVLFQKILSDLRNSNTKSINHPLNRTIQTVLYNLVTADRSSPRAIWAIKITREMWKRQFWTDSKPVDVMKEACLSDNEKVVVGATRFFLGGDKEREELEDESSDEDIDLSQVRHQIGINKKTKKTKKAYERAVEKVKRAERKKDKPHPLNFSALHLLHDPQAFAEQLFSKHLQNTKAKLSLDTKLLVTQLVTRLVGLHKLTIVSLYSWFIKFLTPRQQSVTSFLASLAQAVHNLVPPDVLEPLIQKIANEFVSEASAAEVAAAGLNSIREICARQPLAMTETLLQDLVQYRKSKDKGVMMAAKGLLSLYREVGAELLKKRDRGKDATINLKAGIQAQRKYGEEDAGGIEGLELLAKWKEEEKIRKRVAKGLPEKAGSDEDEEDDGFKSDEWEVDSDDSSDSGGWIDVHHSSDEEEDEPASKKQKTGDDDEDKKEKEAEIERISKLATTTILTPADLAKLQELRTSAALDKALGNRKKRQEMEQRHIDDGLTSEQIEAPARLRKLTKEERVALAKEGKPDRDEHKSTQAIRKSKLQASGKSTSNREKERKKNIFMTMGKAKSKHKRSLVETRKVLRGHVERSTRGGRRRNGT, from the exons ATGGTCAAACGCAAGGTCGCtgccctcgagaagctcgacgCTGACTT CGCGAGTCTGCAGCAGAAGATCCGTCGCGATCCCAA ATCGTACAAGGAGGAGTTTCTGAAGCAATGGGAACAGTATGAGGCGCAGCGCGAGATCTTTCTCGTGTCTCCCGGGACCGCAACCGCCGACTCGGTCGAGTCCTTTCACAACATTATCGACCTGATCGCCCACGTCGCCGATTGCTACAAGGAGGAGACGGCGACTTTCGCCGACGATCTCAAGGCCATTCTAACTCAGCATCATGTAATTCTGCATCCTGAGCTGCGGGAAAAGATCGTGGGAAGCTTGGTGCTTCTCCGACGGAAAGAGGTTATCGACTCGACTAGCGTCCTCACCACGCTCTTCCCGATTCTCGTGTCGTCGCCGAGCAAGACCCTGCGCGAGGTGTTGTTTCAAAAGATTCTAAGCGATCTGCGAAACTCCAACACCAAGTCCATCAACCATCCTCTTAACCGTACCATCCAGACCGTCCTCTACAACCTCGTTACCGCCGACCGATCCTCCCCCCGAGCTATCTGGGCTATTAAGATCACCCGTGAGATGTGGAAGCGGCAATTCTGGACTGATTCAAAGCCCGTCGATGTCATGAAGGAGGCCTGCTTGTCCGACAATGAGAAGGTTGTGGTCGGTGCCAcgcgcttcttcctcggcggaGACAAGGAGCGagaagagcttgaggatgagaGCAGTGACGAAGATATCGACCTCAGCCAGGTCAGGCATCAAATTGGAAtcaacaagaagaccaagaagacgaAAAAGGCTTATGAGAGGGCTGTTGAGAAGGTGAAGCGTGCTgagcgcaagaaggacaagcCTCATCCGCTCAACTTCTCCGCTCTTCACCTTCTCCACGACCCCCAGGCCTTTGCCGAGCAGCTCTTCTCGAAGCACCTACAAAACACCAAGGCAAAGCTGTCCCTGGATACGAAACTATTAGTCACCCAGCTGGTGACACGACTCGTCGGTCTACACAAGCTCACGATTGTGTCCCTCTACTCCTGGTTCATCAAGTTCCTTACTCCCCGACAACAGTCTGTCACATCATTCCTGGCCTCCTTGGCTCAGGCAGTGCACAACCTGGTGCCTCCTGATGTACTGGAGCCGCTGATTCAGAAGATTGCGAACGAGTTTGTCTCGGAGGCCTCTGCCGCAGAGGTCGCAGCCGCTGGTCTCAACTCGATCCGCGAAATTTGTGCTCGACAACCTCTGGCCATGACTGAAACCCTACTACAAGATTTGGTTCAGTACCGCAAGAGTAAGGACAAGGGTGTCATGATGGCTGCCAAGGGTCTTCTTTCGCTCTACCGAGAAGTTGGCGCTGAGCTCTTGAAGAAGCGGGATCGTGGCAAGgatgccaccatcaaccTCAAGGCTGGCATCCAGGCCCAACGCAAGTATGGTGAGGAAGATGCTGGTGGTATCGAGGGTCTGGAACTCCTGGCGAAgtggaaggaggaggaaaagatccGCAAGCGAGTCGCCAAGGGTCTTCCCGAGAAGGCTGGAagcgacgaggacgaagaggacgACGGCTTCAAGTCTGATGAGTGGGAGGTTGACTCTGATGACAGCAGCGACTCGGGTGGCTGGATTGATGTCCATCACTCttcagatgaggaggaggatgagccTGCGTCTaagaagcaaaagacaggtgatgatgacgaggataagaaggagaaggaggctgagattGAGCGAATTTCTAAGCTCGCGACAACAACCATCCTCACACCCGCTGATCTAGCCAAGCTTCAGGAGCTTCGAACATCCGCCGCCCTTGACAAGGCATTGGGCAACCGAAAGAAGCGCCAGGAGATGGAGCAGCGACATATTGATGACGGTCTGACGTCTGAGCAGATCGAGGCACCCGCCCGTCTGCGCAAgttgaccaaggaggagcgcgTTGCTCTCgccaaggaaggcaagccAGACCGCGACGAGCACAAGAGCACACAGGCGATCCGAAAGTCCAAGCTGCAGGCTTCGGGCAAGAGTACAAGCAACAGGGAGaaggagcgcaagaagaACATCTTTATGACCatgggcaaggccaagagcaagcaCAAGAGGAGTCTGGTGGAGACGAGAAAGGTGCTCAGAGGGCACGTGGAGAGGAGTACCAGGGGAGGTCGCAGGAGGAACGGAACATAA